The following are encoded together in the Salvia hispanica cultivar TCC Black 2014 chromosome 6, UniMelb_Shisp_WGS_1.0, whole genome shotgun sequence genome:
- the LOC125196076 gene encoding protein CASP-like — protein sequence MEGLQGGGGGGSEREKPNTSSTSAPVSAVATFWKDFDLEKERTILDEQGLRIAENQENSQKNRRKLAESTRDFKKASNEEKLALFNSLLKGYQEEVDKLTKRAKFGENAFLSIYQKLYEAPDPYPVLNSVAEKDAKLFELESENRKMKVELEEFRTESTHLKNQQATIRRLEERTRQLEQQMEEKVKEIVEIKQRNLAEENQKTMEVLKERERMLQDQLRQAQESVSTMRKLHEFAQSQLFELRAQSDEDGATKQSEVNLLMNEVEEAQTRLLSLEREKGLLRSQLQSANEESEHKRSDSSDANTVLENSLSAKERIISELNTELHTIETTLSNEREQNLNELKKLKALLNEKELELEELKKEIQTRPTEKLVEDLRKKVKILQAVGYNSIEAEDWETATSGEEMSKLESLLLDKNRKMEHEVTQYKVKIAEKSSLLEAAEIKIKDLTTQIDEQQRLIQKLEDDILKGYSSNDKKGSFFNDWDLSESGGTNQVENAEQRRAPADLDQSSMLKVICNQRDRFRARLRETEEEIRILNEKIGSLTIELEKTKADNVKLYGKIRYVQDYNSEKVVSRGSKKYAEDLEGGFSSDVESKYKKIYEDDINPFAAFSKKERDQRYKELGLRDKITLSSGRFLLGNKYARTFAFFYTIGLHILVFTCLYRMSALSYLSHGPEETFTAENVVNLPHPQ from the exons ATGGAAGGTCTGCAaggtggaggaggaggtggaTCAGAGAGAGAAAAGCCAAACACATCATCGACCTCTGCCCCTGTATCCGCTGTTGCTACTTTCTGGAAag ATTTTGATTTAGAGAAAGAAAGGACCATCTTGGATGAACAGGGGCTTAGAATTGCAGAGAACCAGGAAAACAGTCAGAAGAACCGTAGGAAGCTTGCCGAGAGCACTAGAG ACTTCAAGAAGGCTTCAAATGAAGAGAAGTTGGCATTGTTCAATTCATTACTTAAGGGTTATCAAGAGGAGGTTGATAAACTTACCAAGAGAGctaaatttggggaaaatgcTTTTCTTAGCATTTACCAGAAACTTTATGAAGCACCAGACCCTTACCCAGTTCTTAATTCAGTTGCA GAGAAGGATGCCAAATTGTTTGAACTGGAGTCTGAAAACAGAAAGATGAAGGTTGAACTTGAGGAATTCCGCACTGAATCAACTCACCTGAAAAACCAACAAGCAACAATAAGAAGACTAGAAGAGCGCACCCGTCAGTTAGAACAACAG ATGGAGGAAAAAGTGAAAGAAATTGTTGAGATTAAGCAACGCAATTTGGCCGAAGAGAATCAGAAAACTATGGAAGTTCTAAAAGAAAG GGAACGGATGTTACAAGATCAATTGCGCCAAGCTCAAGAAAGTGTTTCCACTATGCGGAAACTTCATGAATTTGCTCAGAGCCAGTTATTTGAGCTTCGTGCCCAATCAG ATGAAGATGGGGCTACAAAACAATCAGAAGTTAATCTTTTGATGAATGAAGTTGAAGAAGCTCAGACTCGTCTTTTAAGtcttgagagagaaaag GGGCTTCTGCGGTCACAGCTACAATCAGCTAATGAAGAGAGCGAACATAAGAGAAG TGATAGTTCAGATGCAAACACCGTTCTTGAGAATTCTCTTAGTGCAAAGGAAAGGATAATCTCTGAGCTGAATACGGAACTACACACTATTGAGACAACACTATCAAATGAACgagaacaaaatttaaatgagcTGAAGAAGTTGAAGGCTTTGCTCAATGAAAAG GAACTTGAACTTGAGGAATTGAAAAAGGAGATTCAAACACGACCAACTGAAAAACTAGTTGAGGATTTGCGGAAGAAAGTAAAAATTTTGCAG GCTGTTGGCTATAATTCAATTGAAGCCGAGGATTGGGAAACAGCTACTAGCGGGGAAGAAATGAGCAAATTGGAGTCATTACTCCTAGACAAGAATCGGAAAATGGAGCACGAAGTGACTCAGTATAAG GTCAAAATTGCCGAAAAGTCCTCTTTACTGGAAGCAGCTGAAATTAAGATTAAAGACTTAACAACACAGATTGATGAACAACAAAGGCTTATCCAAAAACTTGAAGATGATATTCTAAAG GGTTACAGTTCCAATGATAAAAAAGGCAGCTTCTTCAATGACTGGGACCTGTCGGAATCTGGAGGGACAAATCAAGTCGAG AATGCAGAACAAAGGCGTGCTCCTGCTGATTTAGACCAAAGCTCTATGCTTAAGGTGATATGCAACCAGCGTGATCGATTTCGGGCACGTTTGCGGGAGACTGAAGAG GAAATAAGAATACTGAATGAGAAGATAGGAAGCCTTACCATCGAGCTCGAAAAAACAAAGGCAGATAATGTCAAACTCTATGGGAAAATACGCTATGTTCAGGATTATAATTCTGAGAAAGTTGTGTCTAGAGGATCAAAGAAG TATGCTGAAGATCTGGAGGGTGGTTTTAGTTCTGATGTTGAATCaaagtataagaaaatatacGAGGACGATATTAATCCCTTTGCAGCGTTTTCAAAAAAG GAAAGAGATCAGAGGTACAAGGAACTAGGCTTGAGGGACAAAATTACCCTTAGCAGTGGACGGTTTCTTCTTGGAAACAA GTATGCGAGAACCTTTGCGTTTTTCTATACAATAGGATTGCACATATTGGTATTTACCTGCCTCTACAGGATGTCTGCCTTGA